A window from Bufo bufo chromosome 1, aBufBuf1.1, whole genome shotgun sequence encodes these proteins:
- the LOC120986822 gene encoding rho guanine nucleotide exchange factor 19-like translates to MTTSPRETSLIGRLMESRRWKRKESKFVHTQPLYQDYCIYYTKGAPGLPPNVFSIDTSLSLAGQISSALLGSHVNNASPPHYTSSLWQELPEVKEKRIAQTMSPQKRQLQEAIFEAVTSEASYQRSLSVAIGHFQKSRRLSECLSTSDKHTLFSNLPCVREVSERFLLDLEEGLEKDIYLCDIGDRVLRHCPEFWRVYIPYVTNQMYQEKLMQQLIRENGRFLQVLQKLEEQPVCKRQLLKSFLVLPFQRITRLKILLENILKLGQSNAELSLSVQNAVSAVGEIVSRCNEGVRCMMQTEELVLLEKRMDFHHTKSLPLISRGRVLVQHGELVRIFFQELGTGHRPRLASKPVYLHLFSDLLLLSSKTDTGRFQVTDYARRGHVKADYVKAKALGLPTLVFLLRLSQNHSGLSCEIVLQAPNELEKEHWISQITQQMSQETSC, encoded by the exons ATGACCACAAGCCCCCGAGAAACCAG CCTGATTGGAAGACTGATGGAGTCTCGACGGTGGAAGCGGAAGGAGTCTAAGTTTGTACACACAC AGCCGCTTTATCAAGACTACTGTATCTATTACACTAAAGGAGCTCCAGGCTTGCCCCCGAATGTCTTCTCAATAGACACCTCGCTTTCTCTTGCGGGTCAAATATCCTCCGCTCTACTTGGGAGTCATGTGAACAATGCAAGCCCCCCACATTACACCTCATCCTTGTGGCAGGAACTCCCagaagtaaaagaaaaaagaattgcTCAAACAATGAGCCCCCAAAAGCGGCAACTCCAGGAG GCCATTTTTGAGGCGGTGACATCAGAGGCATCCTACCAGCGCAGTTTGTCTGTAGCAATTGGTCACTTCCAGAAATCCCGGCGACTTTCCGAGTGTCTGAGCACCTCGGACAAGCACACCCTGTTCTCCAATCTCCCCTGTGTTCGGGAGGTCAGTGAGAG ATTTCTTCTGGATCTAGAAGAAGGTTTGGAGAAGGACATATATCTGTGTGATATTGGAGATAGGGTTCTGCGGCACTGTCCTGAATTCTGGAGAGTTTACATTCCTTATGTGACCAACCAGATGTACCAAGAAAAACTGATGCAGCAACTGAT TCGAGAGAATGGAAGATTCCTGCAGGTTCTCCAGAAACTGGAGGAGCAACCAGTGTGCAAGAGACAACTCCTAAAGTCTTTCCTAGTTCTCCCGTTTCAACGGATAACACGGCTGAAGATCCTGCTGGAG AATATCCTGAAGTTGGGCCAGAGTAACGCAGAGTTGTCATTATCTGTACAAAATGCTGTATCTGCTGttggagag ATTGTGTCTCGGTGCAATGAGGGGGTAAGATGTATGATGCAGACCGAGGAGTTGGTCTTACTGGAGAAGAGGATGGATTTCCACCACACAAAG TCTCTTCCCCTCATCTCCAGGGGTCGTGTCCTTGTTCAGCATGGAGAACTGGTGAGGATATTTTTCCAAGAGTTGGGCACTGGTCATCGACCACGTCTTGCCAGCAAACCTGTCTATCTCCATCTTTTCAGTGATTTGCTGCTTTTATCCAGCAAAACAGA CACTGGTCGCTTCCAGGTAACTGATTATGCTAGACGAGGGCACGTGAAAGCAGACTATGTTAAGGCCAAGGCCCTCGGCCTTCCCACGCTGGTCTTCTTACTGCGTCTGTCTCAAAACCACAGTGGCTTGAGCTGTGAGATCGTCCTGCAGGCTCCTAACGA ATTGGAGAAAGAACATTGGATCTCCCAGATAACTCAACAGATGTCACAGGAAACGAGCTGCTGA